The genomic segment AATATGGCAGTAAAAATTCGTTTAAAACGCATGGGATCAAAAAGAAATCCTTTTTACCGTATCGTAGTTGCAGATTCACGTTCTCCACGTGATGGACGTTTCATCGAAACTGTAGGAACATACAACCCAGTTGTTGATCCAGCAGAAGTAAAAGTGGACGAAGAAGCAGTATTAAAATGGTTAGCTAATGGTGCTCAACCTTCTGATACAATTCGTAACATCCTTTCAAAAGAAGGCATTATGAAAAAATTCCATGAATCAAAAAACACTAAATAAAAGGATGTTTTCTATGGCTGACATAAAAGATTTAATTCTTACAGTTGTGAGTCCTCTTGTAAGTCATCCGGATGATTTGGCAATTGCTTTAGTAGAAACTGAAGAGTTTTTAGATTATCAATTGTCTGTTCATCCTGAAGATGTTGGACGAGTAATTGGAAAAAAAGGTCGCGTAGCAAAAGCTATTCGTACAATTGTTTACAGTGTGAGGGTCCTTGGATCTAAGCGTGTAAGATTAACGATTGTGAATAGTTAAATTCCGAAAGAGAAATCATTTCTTCAATAAGAGATGGTTTCTTTTTTTATAAATGATTTTAACAGGATAATAATGAAACATAATAAAAAAATAGCGTTGTAAATGAGGGAATAAAATGAAAAAAATGTACAATGTAGGAAAAATCGTGAACACACAAGGGATCAAAGGCGAAGTTCGTGTCATTTCAAAAACGGATTTTCCAGAAGAACGATACAAAAAAGGTTCCATTTTGACTTTATTTCAAGATGGCAAAAAAGTAATTGACTTAACGGTTACAAGTCACCGTAAACATAAAAACTTTGATATCCTATCCTTTGAAAACCATCCTAATATCAATGACGTAGAAAAATATCGTGATGGCATATTAAAAGTCGGCGAAGAGAAGCTAACGGAACTGCCAGAAAATGAATATTATTTGCATCAAATTGTTGGGTTGACTGTCCAAGATGAAGAAAACAATACGATTGGAAAAATAAGTGAAGTCATGTCGCCAGGCGCAAATGACGTTTGGATAATTG from the Carnobacterium inhibens subsp. inhibens DSM 13024 genome contains:
- a CDS encoding KH domain-containing protein — encoded protein: MADIKDLILTVVSPLVSHPDDLAIALVETEEFLDYQLSVHPEDVGRVIGKKGRVAKAIRTIVYSVRVLGSKRVRLTIVNS
- the rpsP gene encoding 30S ribosomal protein S16 encodes the protein MAVKIRLKRMGSKRNPFYRIVVADSRSPRDGRFIETVGTYNPVVDPAEVKVDEEAVLKWLANGAQPSDTIRNILSKEGIMKKFHESKNTK
- the rimM gene encoding ribosome maturation factor RimM (Essential for efficient processing of 16S rRNA), translated to MKKMYNVGKIVNTQGIKGEVRVISKTDFPEERYKKGSILTLFQDGKKVIDLTVTSHRKHKNFDILSFENHPNINDVEKYRDGILKVGEEKLTELPENEYYLHQIVGLTVQDEENNTIGKISEVMSPGANDVWIIERPKKKDLLIPYIEEIVLKVDLENQLVTIHMMEGLDD